From a region of the Triticum aestivum cultivar Chinese Spring chromosome 7D, IWGSC CS RefSeq v2.1, whole genome shotgun sequence genome:
- the LOC123166198 gene encoding solute carrier family 40 member 1: MEAGSGGHLVPLLDVHGGGGGGLDASLLRRLYIGHFLARWGACMWEFSVGLYMIRIWPGSLLFAAVYGVVEASSVVVFGPMVGTLVERLTYLQVLGLWLLVQSLSFITAGVSVTGLLIYDQLKDTSFPVFLALVVVTNLSGALAALSTLAGTILIEREWVVVICGGHPPAVLTKTNSMIRRIDLSCKLLAPVLSGFIISFVSTQASAVALALWNLASVWLQYWLFVSVYNGVPALSEDVQLRRESTSALVVAPADEEVQGCGQDAPDWRVGVTERLSILPCWDSWAVYMRQEVMLPGVALAILYFTVLSFGTLMTATLDWKGIPAYVISLARGFSAVVGIAATLLYPVVHSWVSTLRTGLWSVWMQWCCLLLCVGSIWVSDGVASAWVLMAGVAASRLGLWMFDLAVMQLMQDSVPDSDRCVVGGVQNSLQSMFDLLTYIMGIIVSDPKDFSELIVLSFLLVTCAALMYTLHVYRVRKHLLHLDKIFAKMGWCATLQ; this comes from the exons ATGGAGGCGGGGAGCGGTGGCCATCTCGTGCCTCTCCTCgacgtccatggcggcggcggcggcggcttggacgCGTCCCTCCTGCGCCGCCTCTACATCGGCCACTTCCTCGCCAGATGGGGTGCATG TATGTGGGAGTTCTCGGTGGGGCTGTACATGATCCGCATCTGGCCGGGCTCGCTGCTTTTCGCGGCCGTCTACGGCGTCGTCGAGGCCTCCTCCGTCGTCGTCTTCGGCCCCATGGTTGGCACCCTCGTCGAGAGGCTCACATACCTTCAG GTTTTGGGCCTATGGCTGCTGGTTCAAAGCTTATCCTTCATCACTGCTGGGGTTTCGGTAACCGGACTGCTTATCTACGATCAGCTGAAAGACACAAGCTTCCCAGTCTTCTTAGCTCTAGTCGTGGTGACTAACCTGTCGGGCGCGCTCGCGGCGCTCTCAACTCTTGCCGGCACCATACTGATTGAGCGAGAATG GGTGGTGGTGATTTGCGGCGGGCATCCGCCGGCGGTACTGACGAAGACCAACTCGATGATCCGGAGGATCGACCTGAGCTGCAAGCTGCTGGCGCCGGTCCTGTCCGGGTTCATCATCAGCTTCGTTTCCACGCAGGCCTCCGCGGTGGCGCTTGCGCTGTGGAACCTCGCCTCGGTGTGGCTGCAGTACTGGCTCTTCGTCTCCGTGTACAACGGCGTGCCCGCTCTCAGCGAGGACGTCCAGCTGAGAAGGGAGTCGACCTCAGCGCTGGTGGTGGCACCGGCTGACGAGGAGGTGCAAGGGTGCGGTCAGGACGCACCGGATTGGAGGGTGGGTGTTACGGAGCGGCTCTCCATCCTGCCCTGCTGGGACTCATGGGCGGTTTACATGAGGCAGGAGGTGATGCTGCCAGGGGTTGCTCTTGCCATCCTCTACTTCACAGTACTAAG CTTTGGTACGCTGATGACTGCAACTCTGGACTGGAAAGGCATCCCGGCTTACGTGATCAGCCTGGCACGGGGGTTCAGCGCCGTCGTCGGGATCGCGGCGACCTTGCTGTACCCGGTGGTGCACTCGTGGGTGTCCACGCTTCGAACGGGGCTCTGGTCCGTCTGGATGCAG TGGTGCTGCCTGCTGCTCTGCGTCGGCTCCATCTGGGTGAGCGACGGCGTGGCGTCAGCGTGGGTGCTCATGGCCGGCGTCGCGGCGTCGCGCCTTGGCCTCTGGATGTTCGACCTGGCGGTCATGCAGCTGATGCAGGACAGCGTCCCGGACTCTGACCGGTGCGTCGTCGGAGGGGTCCAGAACTCGCTGCAGTCCATGTTCGACTTGCTCACCTACATCATGGGCATCATCGTCTCCGACCCCAAG GATTTCAGCGAGCTGATCGTCCTGTCCTTCCTGCTGGTGACCTGCGCCGCGCTCATGTACACGCTGCACGTATACCGCGTACGGAAACACCTCTTGCATCTGGACAAGATCTTTGCCAAGATGGGTTGGTGTGCGACCTTGCAATAG